Proteins encoded in a region of the Agromyces protaetiae genome:
- a CDS encoding RsmB/NOP family class I SAM-dependent RNA methyltransferase, translating to MSGREGANRRGRDDADRRGRDDADRGRGSGGAGRRDGDRPERSGGNGPRRDDAAPNRRRASPASRQVAPARQVAFDVLEAVRADEAYANLLLPARIERAHLNEADARLATELTYGTLRLQGYYDAVIELAANRPPEHIDPAVLDVLRLGAHQLLATRVPTHAAVHEQVALAHRVAPAAAGFVNAVLRKISRTDVTEWRRLVAEETSTEDARLAVLHSHPQWVVRALRTALDRDGRAGELESLLEADNASPRVNLAVLPGLGDETPDELGDPNRFSPIGITAEHPLALVAAHEGRVRVQDEGSQLAALALTRARPIEPGERWLDLCAGPGGKTAVLAAEALAGDATLVANELAPARAELVRRSIAGVPLDVHVRVGDGRELDPAALGAPEGFDRILLDAPCTGLGALRRRPEARWRKAPSDVGELTALQGELIDAAVRALRPGGLLAYVTCSPHTAETHGSLTAAIGRWGDELEPVDTRAALEALSRHPLDLAGDGRTAQLWPHRHGTDAMFIALVRRAG from the coding sequence ATGAGCGGCCGCGAGGGCGCGAACCGCCGCGGCCGCGACGATGCGGACCGCCGCGGCCGCGACGATGCGGACCGCGGTCGTGGTTCGGGCGGGGCCGGCCGGCGCGACGGCGATCGCCCGGAGCGGTCGGGCGGCAACGGCCCGCGTCGCGACGACGCGGCGCCGAACCGTCGCCGAGCGTCCCCGGCATCCCGCCAGGTCGCCCCGGCACGTCAGGTCGCCTTCGACGTGCTCGAAGCGGTCCGCGCCGACGAGGCGTACGCGAACCTGCTGCTTCCGGCGCGCATCGAGCGCGCGCACCTGAACGAGGCCGATGCTCGGCTCGCGACCGAGCTCACGTACGGCACGCTCCGTCTCCAGGGGTACTACGACGCGGTCATCGAGCTCGCGGCGAACCGGCCGCCCGAGCACATCGACCCGGCCGTGCTCGACGTGCTCAGGCTCGGTGCGCATCAGCTCCTCGCGACCCGCGTGCCCACCCACGCGGCCGTGCACGAGCAGGTCGCGCTCGCGCACCGGGTCGCACCGGCTGCGGCGGGGTTCGTGAATGCCGTCCTCCGGAAGATCTCGCGCACGGACGTGACCGAATGGCGCCGGCTCGTGGCGGAGGAGACCAGCACCGAGGACGCCCGCCTGGCGGTGCTGCACTCGCACCCGCAGTGGGTGGTCCGGGCACTCCGCACCGCGCTCGACCGCGACGGTCGCGCCGGCGAGCTCGAGTCCCTGCTCGAGGCCGACAATGCGTCGCCACGGGTCAATCTCGCCGTGCTGCCCGGACTCGGCGACGAGACGCCCGACGAGCTCGGCGACCCGAACCGGTTCTCGCCGATCGGGATCACCGCGGAGCATCCGCTCGCGCTCGTCGCCGCGCACGAGGGGCGGGTGCGCGTCCAAGATGAGGGCTCGCAGCTCGCGGCGCTCGCGCTGACGCGCGCCCGGCCGATCGAGCCCGGGGAGCGCTGGCTCGACCTCTGCGCGGGCCCCGGCGGCAAGACCGCCGTGCTCGCGGCCGAGGCGCTCGCGGGCGACGCCACACTCGTCGCCAACGAGCTCGCACCGGCGCGGGCCGAGCTCGTGCGCCGCTCGATCGCGGGCGTTCCGCTCGACGTCCACGTGCGCGTCGGCGACGGCCGCGAGCTCGACCCGGCGGCGCTCGGCGCGCCCGAGGGCTTCGACCGCATCCTGCTCGACGCACCGTGCACCGGGCTCGGCGCCCTGCGCCGCCGACCCGAGGCGCGCTGGCGCAAAGCGCCGTCCGACGTCGGCGAGCTCACCGCGTTGCAGGGCGAACTCATCGACGCCGCGGTGCGCGCGCTCAGGCCGGGCGGCCTGCTCGCCTACGTGACCTGCTCGCCGCACACGGCCGAGACCCACGGGTCGCTCACGGCCGCAATCGGCCGCTGGGGCGACGAGCTGGAGCCCGTCGACACGCGCGCGGCGCTCGAGGCGCTGTCGAGGCATCCGCTCGATCTCGCCGGCGACGGCCGCACCGCGCAGCTCTGGCCGCACCGGCACGGCACCGACGCGATGTTCATCGCCCTGGTGCGCCGGGCCGGGTGA
- the fmt gene encoding methionyl-tRNA formyltransferase, producing the protein MPQLRIVFAGTPAPAVPTLRRLAAGPHEVVGVVTRPPAPLGRKRVLTPSAVHAAAEELGLPVIEAARLDETATERIGALEPDLGVIVAYGGLVREPLLSRPAHGWINLHFSLLPAWRGAAPVQHALIAGDRVTGASVFHLVPELDAGDVYGEFRREVAPHETAGHLLAALAEDGAGLVADVTDRIADGSARAVPQQGEPSFAPKLAIEDARLDWTRSTAEVDARFRGVTPEPGAFTELDAMRLKILEARPAEQAVAAIDTAPTRTPGRISTVGRRVLVGTADGAMELLRVQPAGRNVMDAADWWRGMSADEVIAR; encoded by the coding sequence GTGCCACAGCTCCGGATCGTCTTCGCGGGAACGCCCGCGCCCGCCGTGCCCACGCTGCGCCGTCTCGCTGCGGGCCCGCACGAGGTCGTCGGGGTGGTCACACGCCCGCCGGCACCGCTCGGGCGGAAGCGCGTGCTCACGCCGTCGGCCGTGCACGCCGCCGCCGAGGAGCTCGGCCTGCCCGTGATCGAGGCGGCGCGGCTCGATGAGACGGCGACCGAGCGCATCGGTGCGCTCGAGCCAGACCTCGGCGTGATCGTCGCCTACGGTGGGCTCGTGCGCGAGCCGTTGCTCTCGCGGCCGGCGCACGGCTGGATCAACCTCCACTTCTCGCTGCTGCCCGCGTGGCGCGGCGCCGCGCCAGTGCAGCACGCGCTCATCGCGGGCGACCGGGTGACCGGGGCGTCGGTGTTCCATCTGGTGCCCGAACTCGACGCGGGGGACGTGTACGGCGAGTTCCGCCGTGAGGTGGCGCCGCACGAGACCGCGGGCCATCTGCTCGCCGCGCTCGCCGAAGACGGTGCGGGACTCGTCGCGGATGTGACCGACCGCATCGCCGACGGCTCGGCCAGGGCTGTGCCCCAGCAGGGCGAGCCGTCGTTCGCCCCCAAGCTCGCGATCGAGGACGCCCGGCTCGATTGGACCCGCTCGACGGCCGAGGTCGACGCACGCTTCCGCGGCGTGACGCCCGAACCGGGTGCGTTCACCGAGCTCGACGCCATGCGGCTGAAGATCCTCGAGGCGCGGCCCGCTGAGCAGGCTGTCGCCGCGATCGACACCGCGCCCACCCGCACCCCCGGGCGCATCTCCACGGTCGGCAGGCGGGTCCTCGTCGGCACCGCTGACGGGGCGATGGAACTGCTCCGCGTGCAGCCCGCCGGCCGCAACGTGATGGACGCCGCCGACTGGTGGCGCGGGATGTCGGCCGATGAGGTGATCGCTCGATGA
- a CDS encoding primosomal protein N' family DNA-binding protein: MAEGPVARVLVDSPLPQLDQLFDYRVPERLRDVARAGVRVKVPLRTGGRIAQGWIVELVDTSEYGGRLSDLEDVVGGVPLLTPEVWRLARAAADRAAGNASDILRLAIPSRYVRVERSWLAAGAGEGAGDGEPGPLPEVAPVEGFEPGRVESGIERGERMSLAANPRLLRLDSGTWVGSWAVTLAQVARTALAADRSSLLVVPDHRDQEQLEAALADVVDARRVLRTDARQSGGDRYRAFLDATGEAARVIIGNRSTVYAPAARLGLIAIWDDGDPLYAEPLAPGVHARDAALIRQEQSGAALLFLGHTRSVEVTRLVELGWVHEIDPVRHVRPRIVLTEQQASPEPGSARIPSSAWRQAQQAVTEGPVLVQVARPGHTPLLVCDRCREPAKCAACGGRIEVPASGGAPRCDLCGTGTAGWKCPVCESTKLRAATIGATRTAEELGRAFPRARVILADGERQVLRVGPEPALVVATRGAEPVADGGYRAVLLLDGERMLLRESLRVAEDCLRWWSNTAALAAPGASVFLVGVAGALGTALATWRQPEWAAEELAGRRAVRFPPAVRMASVTAAPDRLARATELARDAAPGVDLLGPMPLDDGLERAVVRFDYGAGHAVAAALKAETIRTATERRRPVAGRGPGRPPVLRVRFDDPDLP, encoded by the coding sequence CGTGCCCGAGCGGCTTCGTGACGTCGCGCGGGCCGGTGTGCGGGTGAAGGTGCCGCTGCGCACCGGCGGCCGGATCGCGCAGGGATGGATCGTCGAGCTCGTCGACACGAGCGAGTACGGCGGCCGGCTGAGCGACCTGGAGGACGTCGTCGGCGGGGTCCCGTTGCTCACCCCCGAGGTCTGGCGGCTGGCCCGCGCGGCCGCGGACCGCGCTGCCGGCAATGCGAGCGACATCCTGCGGCTCGCGATCCCGTCGCGCTACGTGCGGGTCGAACGGTCCTGGCTCGCCGCGGGCGCAGGCGAAGGCGCGGGCGACGGCGAGCCCGGCCCACTGCCCGAGGTCGCGCCGGTCGAGGGGTTCGAGCCGGGTCGGGTCGAGTCGGGCATCGAACGCGGCGAGCGGATGTCTCTCGCCGCGAATCCCCGGCTCCTCCGCCTCGACTCCGGGACGTGGGTGGGCTCGTGGGCGGTGACGCTCGCGCAGGTCGCGCGCACGGCCCTCGCGGCCGACCGGTCGAGCCTGCTCGTCGTGCCCGACCACCGCGATCAGGAGCAGCTCGAGGCCGCGCTCGCCGACGTCGTCGACGCCCGGCGGGTGCTGCGCACCGACGCGAGACAGTCCGGCGGCGACCGGTACCGCGCGTTCCTCGACGCCACCGGCGAGGCGGCGCGCGTGATCATCGGCAATCGATCGACGGTCTATGCGCCGGCCGCGCGGCTCGGGCTGATCGCGATCTGGGACGACGGCGACCCGCTGTACGCCGAGCCCTTGGCACCCGGCGTCCACGCGCGCGATGCGGCGCTCATCCGGCAGGAGCAGTCGGGTGCGGCGTTGCTGTTCCTCGGGCACACGCGGAGCGTCGAGGTCACCCGGCTCGTCGAGCTCGGCTGGGTGCACGAGATCGACCCGGTGAGACACGTGCGGCCGAGGATCGTGCTCACCGAGCAGCAGGCGTCGCCCGAGCCCGGGTCCGCGCGCATCCCGTCGTCGGCGTGGCGGCAGGCGCAGCAGGCGGTCACCGAGGGGCCGGTGCTCGTCCAGGTCGCGCGGCCTGGGCACACCCCACTCCTGGTCTGCGATCGCTGCCGCGAGCCGGCCAAATGCGCGGCGTGCGGTGGGCGCATCGAGGTGCCGGCGTCGGGCGGGGCGCCGCGCTGCGACCTGTGCGGCACCGGCACCGCCGGCTGGAAGTGCCCGGTGTGCGAGTCGACCAAGCTCCGGGCGGCGACGATCGGCGCGACGCGCACCGCCGAAGAGCTCGGTCGCGCCTTCCCGCGGGCCCGCGTGATCCTCGCCGACGGCGAGCGGCAGGTGCTCCGCGTGGGGCCCGAGCCCGCGCTCGTCGTCGCCACGCGCGGGGCTGAGCCGGTCGCCGACGGCGGCTATCGTGCGGTGCTGCTCCTCGACGGCGAGCGGATGCTCCTGCGCGAGTCCCTGCGCGTCGCCGAAGACTGCCTGCGCTGGTGGTCGAACACCGCGGCGCTCGCGGCGCCGGGGGCATCCGTCTTCCTGGTGGGCGTCGCGGGCGCGCTCGGCACGGCGCTCGCGACCTGGCGACAGCCCGAGTGGGCCGCGGAAGAGCTCGCTGGGCGCCGTGCCGTGCGCTTCCCGCCCGCGGTACGCATGGCGAGCGTGACGGCCGCGCCCGACCGCCTCGCCCGCGCGACCGAGCTGGCCCGCGACGCGGCACCGGGCGTCGACCTCCTCGGTCCGATGCCGCTCGACGACGGGCTCGAGCGTGCGGTCGTTCGCTTCGACTACGGCGCGGGGCACGCCGTCGCGGCCGCGCTCAAGGCCGAGACCATCCGCACCGCGACCGAGCGCCGCCGTCCGGTCGCCGGCCGCGGCCCGGGCCGCCCGCCCGTGCTCCGCGTCCGCTTCGACGACCCCGACCTCCCCTGA